The following coding sequences lie in one Nakaseomyces glabratus chromosome K, complete sequence genomic window:
- the RSP5 gene encoding NEDD4 family E3 ubiquitin-protein ligase (CAGL0K02255g~Ortholog(s) have phosphatidylinositol binding, ubiquitin binding, ubiquitin protein ligase activity), producing the protein MPAISVKLVAAESLYRRDVFRSPDPFAVLTIDGYQTKSTAAAKKTLNPYWNETFRFDDINENSILTIQVFDQKKFKKKDQGFLGVVNIRVGDVLGHLDEDTATQTRAKEETITRDLKRSNDGMAVSGRLIIVLSKVAGSGSGSATASANGSSTAAETTASAMGNLSLDNSTNVNSSPIANHNSSTMSSSASGTRTVQAASLTPRPTAQAVETTLQSGNQSNPAATAAAANVANRQYSSFEDQYGRLPPGWERRTDNFGRTYYVDHNTRTTTWKRPTLEQSEQERGSQLTANTELERRQHRGRTLPGNVTDGVTVQVGGTSTTPAINGAAAAAFAATGATTSGLGELPSGWEQRFTPEGRAYFVDHNTRTTTWVDPRRQQYIRTYGPTNTTIQQQPVSQLGPLPSGWEMRLTNTARVYFVDHNTKTTTWDDPRLPSSLDQNVPQYKRDFRRKVIYFRSQPALRILPGQCHIKVRRNNIFEDAYQEIMRQTPEDLKKRLMIKFDGEEGLDYGGVSREFFFLLSHEMFNPFYCLFEYSAHDNYTIQINSNSGINPEHLNYFKFIGRVVGLGVFHRRFLDAFFVGALYKMMLRKKVALQDMEGVDADVYNSLKWMLENSIDGVLDLTFSADDERFGEVVTVDLKPDGRNIEVTDEVKKEYVELYSQWRIVDRVSEQFKAFMDGFNELIPEDLVTVFDERELELLIGGIAEIDIEDWKKHTDYRGYQESDEVIQWFWKCVSEWDNEQRARLLQFTTGTSRIPVNGFKDLQGSDGPRRFTIEKAGEVEQLPKSHTCFNRVDLPPYADYDSMAKKLTLAVEETIGFGQE; encoded by the coding sequence ATGCCGGCTATTTCAGTTAAGTTGGTTGCGGCGGAGTCCCTATACCGGAGGGATGTGTTTCGGTCTCCTGATCCGTTTGCTGTTTTGACCATTGATGGGTACCAGACGAAGTCTACTGCTGCTGCGAAGAAGACGCTGAATCCGTACTGGAACGAGACGTTTCGGTTTGACGACATCAACGAGAACTCTATTCTGACGATCCAGGTGTTTGACCAgaagaagttcaagaagaaggacCAAGGGTTTCTGGGTGTGGTGAATATCCGTGTTGGGGATGTGCTTGGCCACCTGGACGAGGACACTGCCACGCAGACGCGGGCCAAAGAGGAGACGATCACGAGGGATCTGAAGCGGTCGAACGACGGCATGGCCGTCAGCGGGCGCTTGATCATCGTGCTCTCCAAGGTTGCAGGGTCTGGTTCCGGGTCCGCCACCGCGTCCGCAAACGGTTCATCGACCGCAGCAGAGACCACCGCTTCGGCAATGGGCAACCTGAGCCTGGACAACTCCACAAACGTCAATTCGTCGCCGATCGCTAACCACAACAGCAGCACCATGAGCAGTAGTGCGAGCGGGACCAGAACAGTCCAGGCTGCGTCATTGACTCCGAGACCCACCGCCCAGGCGGTAGAGACCACTTTGCAGAGCGGGAACCAGAGCAACCCTGCGGCTACCGCTGCTGCAGCTAACGTCGCAAACAGACAGTACTCTTCGTTCGAGGACCAATACGGACGCCTGCCACCAGGCTGGGAAAGAAGAACAGACAATTTCGGCCGTACATACTACGTGGATCACAACACAAGAACAACTACATGGAAGAGACCAACTCTAGAACAGAGCGAGCAAGAAAGGGGTAGTCAGCTGACTGCAAACACTGAGCTAGAGAGAAGACAACACAGAGGAAGAACTCTGCCTGGAAACGTCACTGACGGTGTCACAGTCCAAGTCGGAGGTACCTCAACGACCCCCGCCATCAACGGTGCAGCTGCCGCAGCCTTTGCCGCTACAGGTGCCACCACTTCTGGCTTGGGTGAATTGCCTTCCGGTTGGGAACAGAGGTTCACTCCAGAAGGCAGAGCTTACTTCGTTGACCATAATACAAGGACTACCACCTGGGTCGATCCAAGAAGACAACAATATATTCGTACATATGGTCCAACCAATACCACCATTCAACAACAACCTGTGTCACAATTGGGTCCTTTGCCTTCTGGTTGGGAAATGAGATTGACAAACACTGCCCGTGTGTACTTCGTTGACCACAACACTAAGACTACAACGTGGGACGATCCAAGATTGCCATCCTCTCTAGATCAGAACGTTCCACAATACAAGCGTGACTTCAGACGTAAAGTTATATATTTCAGATCTCAGCCAGCGCTACGTATATTACCAGGTCAGTGCCATATCAAAGTACGCAGAAATAACATTTTCGAGGACGCTTACCAAGAAATTATGAGACAGACACCAGAAGACTTGAAAAAGAGATTGATGATCAAGTTCGATGGTGAAGAAGGTCTAGATTATGGTGGTGTCTCCAGagaattcttcttcttactTTCACATGAAATGTTCAACCCATTTTACTGTCTATTCGAATATTCTGCTCATGATAACTACACCATCCAAATCAACTCAAATAGTGGTATCAACCCAGAGCACTTAAACtacttcaaatttattgGTAGGGTTGTTGGTCTGGGTGTTTTCCACAGAAGATTCTTGGATGCTTTCTTCGTTGGTGCTCTTTATAAGATGATGCTTCGTAAGAAGGTGGCATTACAAGATATGGAAGGTGTTGATGCCGACGTTTATAACTCACTGAAGTGGATGCTAGAAAACAGTATAGATGGTGTGCTTGATTTGACATTTTCTGCTGATGATGAACGTTTCGGTGAAGTTGTAACAGTCGATCTGAAACCCGATGGAAGAAACATAGAAGTCACTGACGAAGTGAAGAAAGAATACGTCGAATTGTACTCCCAATGGAGAATTGTAGATAGAGTTAGTGAACAATTCAAGGCATTCATGGACGGTTTCAATGAGCTAATTCCTGAAGATCTAGTGACTGTCTTCGATGAGCGTGAATTAGAACTATTAATTGGTGGTATTGCGGAAATTGATATCGAAGATTGGAAGAAGCACACAGACTATCGTGGTTATCAAGAGTCAGACGAGGTCATTCAATGGTTCTGGAAGTGTGTCAGTGAGTGGGATAACGAACAAAGAGCACGTTTACTTCAATTTACTACTGGTACCTCTCGTATTCCTGTCAATGGTTTCAAAGATCTACAGGGGTCTGACGGTCCAAGAAGATTTACTATCGAAAAGGCTGGTGAAGTTGAACAATTACCAAAATCACATACTTGTTTCAACAGGGTGGATCTACCTCCATATGCTGATTATGATAGTATGGCTAAGAAGCTAACACTCGCTGTCGAGGAGACAATCGGTTTTGGCCAAGAATGA
- the DSE1 gene encoding Dse1p (CAGL0K02277g~Ortholog(s) have role in cell adhesion involved in single-species biofilm formation, cell separation after cytokinesis, cell wall organization and cellular response to glucose starvation, more) — translation MTDYYEPINIFRQCAISVKKRGQEHGLDVATRRVASWQRSAKLNSPTLRKVSDDYFLTKKVKSDYWQVSDMDLSATAFSSVGNLVMVTSNKDQDNVKLYTYAEDPNSMRQLQTITVPGAPITTATLLPAAEFNPTAYVPDHEQLLLTGHRDGIVNLISTSFTKGESRIVKRYNHRKHLVSMANEVMNIDTKHKDEIEQLLANHKQKSNSARAMPVRSIKPWNGMGFVSLINDSLFVFTLNNTKTPQYLNSFPGIQSFAIQTHSNPYLLGLTGTHFGANNIALLDLKKTLYIPDPVIDKEYRKSSSRSVSSDCTWISSCYLAQALGKEVNIWDVRRTDGKPKAKILPNKGVIEHLSYHYETDTLFSSDDQGNIIAWDLTNLDRLEYCGLVHGLDAVKYNMNLPINDSNYSQCGNVVVNGNNNSACTYRKLARKIEVNQRAGTLFSYCDHELGLHRLFSAPVEISLQLSDTETINYESEEEEVMVHVDKLHDNSHENSSILHSDSTTLHSRDFDSYSDNESANTTDNDNELAYMDTFKRPVPAFLDEKVAAYNNPVLSSSSSTLAYGYF, via the coding sequence ATGACAGACTATTACGAACCCATAAACATCTTTAGACAGTGCGCCATCAGCGTGAAGAAGCGCGGACAGGAGCACGGGCTGGACGTCGCCACGAGAAGGGTGGCCTCCTGGCAGAGAAGCGCCAAGCTGAACTCGCCAACGCTCCGCAAAGTGTCGGACGACTACTTCCTCACCAAGAAGGTCAAGTCGGACTACTGGCAGGTCTCAGACATGGACCTCTCCGCCACAGCATTCTCCAGCGTCGGCAACCTCGTGATGGTAACCAGCAACAAGGACCAGGACAACGTCAAGCTCTACACGTACGCCGAGGACCCAAACTCGATGCGTCAGCTGCAGACCATCACCGTGCCCGGCGCACCCATCACCACAGCAACACTGCTGCCGGCCGCGGAGTTCAACCCCACCGCATACGTCCCAGACCATGAACAGCTGCTGCTCACGGGCCACAGGGACGGGATAGTGAACCTGATCTCAACAAGCTTCACCAAAGGTGAGTCCCGCATAGTCAAGCGCTACAACCACAGGAAACACCTCGTGTCCATGGCTAACGAAGTGATGAACATAGACACGAAGCACAAGGACGAGATCGAACAACTGCTGGCAAACCACAAACAAAAGAGCAACAGTGCAAGAGCCATGCCAGTGAGATCAATCAAGCCATGGAACGGGATGGGATTTGTCTCCCTCATCAACGACTCCCTGTTTGTTTTCACATTGAATAACACAAAGACACCACAGTACCTGAACTCTTTCCCAGGCATCCAATCCTTCGCAATTCAAACGCACAGCAACCCTTACCTGTTGGGACTAACAGGAACCCATTTTGGCGCGAACAACATCGCTCTACTAGACCTAAAGAAGACACTTTATATTCCCGATCCAGTCATCGACAAGGAATACAGAAAATCATCCTCCCGCTCAGTCTCCTCAGACTGTACTTGGATAAGCAGTTGCTATCTGGCGCAAGCACTGGGCAAAGAAGTTAATATCTGGGATGTCCGTAGAACTGATGGAAAGCCCAAAGCTAAAATATTACCAAACAAAGGTGTCATAGAACACTTAAGCTACCATTACGAGACTGATACTTTGTTCAGCAGCGATGATCAAGGTAATATTATCGCTTGGGATTTGACAAACTTAGATAGACTAGAATATTGTGGTCTAGTCCATGGTTTGGATGCAGTTAAGTACAATATGAACCTTCCAATAAATGATAGCAACTATTCGCAATGTGGCAACGTTGTGGTTAATGGGAATAACAACAGCGCTTGCACATACCGAAAGCTAGCACGTAAGATTGAGGTCAATCAAAGAGCAGGCACATTATTCAGTTATTGTGATCATGAACTGGGCCTTCACCGTCTGTTCTCAGCTCCAGTCGAAATTTCACTACAATTGTCTGATACTGAGACTATCAACTATGAgtcagaagaagaagaagttatGGTTCATGTTGATAAACTACACGACAATTCCCACGAAAATAGTAGTATTCTGCATTCGGATTCCACAACTTTGCATTCAAGAGATTTTGATTCTTACTCTGACAATGAATCCGCTAATACCActgataatgataatgaGCTTGCATATATGGACACCTTCAAAAGGCCAGTGCCCGCCTTTTTAGATGAAAAGGTTGCCGCTTATAACAACCCAGTTCTAAGTTCTAGCTCTTCGACTCTAGCCTACGGCtacttttaa
- the YCK3 gene encoding casein kinase YCK3 (CAGL0K02299g~Ortholog(s) have protein kinase activity, role in protein phosphorylation, vesicle-mediated transport and fungal-type vacuole membrane, nucleus, plasma membrane localization), producing MSGQRTGSNPRSGYQHVVGMHYAVGPKIGEGSFGVIFEGQNILNSSDGRQGHGSGSGSAHGSGNGNGNSLAGFPVAIKFEPRHSDAPQLRDEFRAYRILNGSKGIPHAYYFGQEGMHNVLIIDLLGPSLEDLFEWCGRKFSIKTTCMLAKQMIERVRIIHDHDLIYRDIKPDNFLISEFQKASNNNGECVKYCAQSAGGDPNLIYMVDFGMAKQYRDPRTKQHIPYRERKSLSGTARYMSINTHFGREQSRRDDLESLGHVFFYFLRGSLPWQGLKAPNNKLKYEKIGLTKQKLNPDELLLSNQIPSQFATYLKYTRSLKFDEDPDYDYLISLMDGVLLSKGYKDDGHYDWMDLNNGAGWDIRVNKRANLHGYGNAQPRNNNNNNNGAKNNGNTGRQRNDSKRTSQQQQVQLAQTAMHSAKNKLATPSKQKEAMSTDKKHLSNLSEHSSDVIYHTLTQPNMNQGYDSMGTQDRRKSQSQHKLQTKRKNSRAHMQYQKGSNNAKDNFFNDQQQRYDSAVERYSIKSEKGLCARICCCFF from the coding sequence ATGTCTGGCCAACGCACTGGTAGCAACCCTCGTTCTGGGTACCAGCATGTGGTAGGCATGCACTATGCGGTGGGACCCAAGATCGGCGAGGGTTCCTTTGGTGTCATATTTGAAGGGCAGAACATCTTGAACTCCAGCGACGGCAGGCAGGGCCATGGGAGTGGGAGTGGGAGTGCGCATGGGAGCGGGAACGGGAATGGGAACTCACTGGCTGGGTTCCCAGTTGCCATCAAGTTCGAGCCTAGGCACTCAGATGCGCCTCAATTGAGGGACGAGTTTAGGGCATACAGAATACTGAACGGGAGCAAAGGTATACCGCATGCGTACTACTTCGGACAGGAAGGAATGCACAATGTCCTTATCATCGACCTCCTGGGCCCATCACTTGAGGATTTGTTTGAGTGGTGTGGGAGGAAATTCTCGATCAAGACAACATGTATGCTGGCTAAACAGATGATTGAAAGAGTACGAATCATTCACGACCACGACCTAATATACAGAGATATTAAACCAGATAACTTCCTAATTTCCGAGTTTCAGAAAGCAAGTAACAACAATGGCGAATGTGTTAAATACTGCGCTCAGTCGGCAGGTGGAGATCCTAATCTTATCTACATGGTGGACTTTGGTATGGCTAAACAGTACAGAGATCCCAGAACAAAACAACATATACCGTACCGCGAAAGGAAGTCATTAAGCGGGACAGCAAGATACATGTCTATCAATACACATTTTGGAAGAGAACAATCCAGAAGGGACGACTTAGAGTCTCTGGGGCAcgtatttttttatttcttgaGAGGCTCTTTGCCTTGGCAAGGGTTGAAAGCTCCAAATAATAAACTTAAGTATGAAAAGATTGGTCTAACGAAACAAAAACTAAATCCCGATGAACTATTACTAAGCAACCAAATACCGTCTCAGTTTGCTACTTACCTGAAATATACTCGCTCATTAAAATTTGACGAAGACCCAGATTATGATTATTTAATATCTTTGATGGATGGTGTACTACTATCAAAAGGTTACAAAGACGATGGCCATTACGACTGGATGGACCTTAACAATGGTGCTGGATGGGATATACGAGTCAATAAGAGAGCTAATCTACACGGCTACGGGAATGCGCAACCAagaaataacaataataacaacaatggTGCAAAGAATAATGGAAATACAGGACGACAAAGAAATGACTCGAAAAGAACAtcacaacaacaacaagtACAACTGGCTCAGACAGCCATGCATAGCgctaaaaataaattagcAACTccatcaaaacaaaaagaggCAATGTCTACCGACAAAAAGCATCTCTCGAACCTATCAGAGCACAGTTCGGATGTAATATATCACACACTGACACAACCTAACATGAACCAAGGATACGATTCAATGGGTACACAAGATAGGAGGAAATCGCAGTCACAACATAAATTGCAGACAAAGAGGAAGAACTCAAGGGCACACATGCAATACCAAAAGGGATCCAACAATGCGAAGgataatttctttaatgatCAACAACAGAGATATGATTCTGCAGTAGAAAGATACTCAATCAAATCTGAAAAGGGTTTGTGCGCTAGAATATGCTGTTgttttttctaa
- the EAF3 gene encoding Eaf3p (CAGL0K02321g~Ortholog(s) have role in DNA repair, establishment or maintenance of cell polarity regulating cell shape, histone deacetylation and negative regulation of antisense RNA transcription, more) produces the protein MFEVGGKCLAYHGPLLYEAKILRRWNPKLEKVEYSVPLKSGEEDGLPESMNREEFYYYIHYQGWKSSWDEWVSVDRIMELTEANIELKKQLVMEAKKASLAQQQKTKNGGSAKRGGGGAHSESNHGGRRSGSGDRRDSNAEERGIVPSEGPFRTSSVMSYNFSRNKLRIHIPMILESMLVDDWEIVTKEKKISNLPNPFPVETILDRFYKDVATRTTSPVELSLVEEYVYGLKQYFNEAIGNLLLYKLERLQYEQVFYPTPEQQQAMTPVERSLSGRRPGQLYGVLHLLRLISILPEMLSNCVGMDTQAINVILRHTEKLLLWLVDRIEDLLPHKVHKSYYTNTSSQYEGVALGL, from the coding sequence ATGTTTGAAGTTGGCGGCAAGTGTTTAGCGTATCATGGTCCGCTGTTGTATGAGGCCAAGATTTTGAGGCGGTGGAACCCGAAGCTGGAGAAGGTTGAGTACTCGGTGCCGTTGAAGAGTGGTGAGGAGGATGGGTTGCCTGAGAGCATGAACCGGGAGGAATTCTACTACTATATTCATTACCAAGGGTGGAAGTCGAGCTGGGATGAGTGGGTGAGTGTTGACCGGATCATGGAGTTGACGGAGGCCAATATCGAGTTAAAGAAGCAGCTGGTGATGGAGGCCAAGAAGGCGTCGCTGGCTCAGCAGCAGAAGACGAAGAACGGTGGATCCGCGAAGCGTGGTGGTGGCGGTGCACACTCAGAGAGCAACCACGGCGGCAGGAGGTCCGGATCAGGGGATCGTCGGGACTCGAATGCGGAAGAGCGCGGGATTGTGCCGAGCGAGGGGCCCTTCAGGACATCCTCAGTGATGAGCTACAACTTCTCGCGAAACAAGCTTCGAATCCATATACCTATGATCCTAGAGAGCATGCTGGTCGACGACTGGGAGATAGTCAcgaaggagaagaagatcagCAACTTGCCAAACCCGTTTCCAGTGGAAACCATCCTGGATAGGTTCTACAAGGACGTCGCTACTAGGACTACATCACCCGTAGAGCTCTCGCTGGTTGAAGAGTACGTGTACGGTTTGAAGCAGTACTTCAACGAGGCCATCGGGAACTTACTACTGTACAAGCTGGAACGCTTGCAATACGAACAAGTGTTCTACCCGACACCAGAACAGCAACAGGCAATGACGCCCGTGGAGCGTTCATTGTCCGGCAGGCGACCAGGGCAACTCTACGGGGTGCTGCATCTACTCCGATTGATAAGCATTCTCCCGGAAATGCTAAGCAACTGCGTCGGCATGGACACCCAAGCAATAAACGTAATCCTCAGACACACCGAGAAGCTGCTGCTGTGGCTAGTGGACCGCATAGAAGACTTGCTCCCACACAAAGTGCACAAGTCCTACTACACCAACACCTCGAGCCAGTACGAAGGCGTAGCACTCGGCCTGTGA